A single region of the Deltaproteobacteria bacterium genome encodes:
- a CDS encoding Hsp20/alpha crystallin family protein: protein MAETESKALQAKKKTEVTTPAEQTKPGLVFTPAVDIFETDNEITLLADMPGVKAEDLNIDLRENVLTLDGDVKTPEGENEVDVIREYRTGKYHRQFSLSQVIDQSKIEAELKDGVLRLKLPKAEAATPRKIAVKSE from the coding sequence ATGGCAGAGACCGAAAGCAAAGCCCTTCAGGCGAAAAAGAAAACCGAAGTGACCACACCCGCCGAACAAACAAAGCCGGGCCTGGTTTTCACCCCCGCAGTGGATATTTTTGAAACGGATAACGAAATCACCTTACTGGCCGATATGCCGGGTGTAAAGGCCGAGGATCTCAACATTGATCTTCGTGAAAACGTGCTGACCCTTGACGGAGACGTGAAGACCCCTGAAGGGGAAAACGAAGTCGATGTCATCAGGGAATATCGCACCGGGAAATATCATCGGCAGTTTAGCCTCTCACAGGTGATCGATCAGTCGAAAATAGAGGCTGAGTTGAAGGACGGGGTCTTGCGATTAAAGCTTCCCAAGGCTGAAGCCGCGACTCCCCGTAAGATCGCTGTTAAAAGCGAATGA
- a CDS encoding CoA activase has translation MEAENRPTFWSLSENVGRFDPRNKTFLIPQMNRIGAHLLAGTFRSFGINALVMDTYRGLELGKEFTSGKECFPCQVTMGDILYFMQKEKERLGDAFDPERYIYFMPEASGPCRFGMYNKYQRIVLDSFPELRNLKIGSLTTDNAYSLEGMFDKKTALDFRKVAYFSVVVGDILDRLLWRIRPYEREKGSADAFIERSMKRMTGTFETYGARKDFEHISDELEDILREAETLIDPGKPRKPRIGIVGEIYLRTHTPSNQDVIRVLERYGAEVVNASIAEWVNYATYDRRRDAEIALSLELKQLRFKRVWHHLRNLLNYSLNLYYQQSRQERLYERARKIIDLPVDHRVGHLEEILLEDDLFSFDVGTEACLSIAGIIQYAREGYNGIVNVYPFTCMPSTITSSVIKPIMSRMKIPYLDTPYDGTFQPGREAALRTFMYQATQHFQRQGGKGLDKK, from the coding sequence ATGGAAGCAGAAAATCGTCCCACCTTTTGGTCCCTCTCCGAGAATGTAGGCCGGTTTGATCCGCGGAACAAGACTTTTCTCATCCCACAGATGAATAGGATCGGAGCGCATCTGCTGGCGGGAACCTTCAGGAGTTTCGGAATCAACGCCCTCGTCATGGATACTTACAGAGGCCTTGAGCTCGGTAAGGAGTTTACCTCCGGTAAGGAATGTTTCCCTTGCCAGGTAACGATGGGAGACATCCTTTATTTCATGCAGAAGGAGAAGGAAAGGCTGGGAGACGCGTTTGATCCGGAGAGGTACATCTACTTCATGCCGGAGGCAAGCGGCCCTTGTCGGTTCGGGATGTACAACAAGTACCAGCGCATTGTTTTGGATTCCTTTCCCGAACTGAGAAACCTCAAGATCGGATCCCTCACTACGGATAATGCCTATTCCTTGGAAGGAATGTTCGACAAGAAAACGGCCCTCGATTTCAGAAAGGTCGCATACTTCTCCGTGGTGGTGGGGGATATCCTGGACAGGCTGCTTTGGAGAATTCGCCCTTACGAAAGGGAGAAAGGCAGCGCCGATGCCTTCATCGAGCGGTCCATGAAAAGGATGACCGGAACATTCGAGACTTATGGAGCACGCAAGGATTTCGAACACATCTCGGATGAACTTGAGGACATATTACGGGAGGCGGAAACTCTGATTGATCCGGGTAAGCCGAGGAAGCCCAGGATCGGAATAGTGGGGGAAATCTACCTGAGGACCCATACACCTTCAAACCAGGATGTCATTCGGGTGTTAGAAAGATACGGGGCCGAGGTGGTGAACGCCTCCATCGCGGAGTGGGTGAATTACGCGACATACGATAGGCGGAGGGATGCCGAGATCGCCCTGTCCCTTGAGTTGAAGCAATTGAGATTCAAAAGGGTATGGCATCACCTCCGGAACTTGCTCAATTACAGCTTGAACCTCTACTATCAGCAGAGTCGACAGGAGAGGCTGTATGAAAGGGCCCGTAAGATCATAGATCTCCCGGTTGATCACCGGGTGGGGCACCTGGAAGAAATCCTGCTTGAAGATGATTTGTTCTCCTTTGATGTGGGGACGGAGGCCTGTCTCAGCATCGCAGGCATTATTCAATACGCAAGGGAAGGTTATAACGGTATCGTCAATGTTTATCCTTTCACATGTATGCCCAGTACCATCACCTCCTCGGTCATCAAGCCCATTATGAGCCGCATGAAAATTCCCTACCTGGACACGCCTTATGACGGAACCTTCCAGCCGGGAAGGGAGGCCGCTTTAAGAACGTTCATGTATCAGGCCACTCAACATTTTCAACGTCAAGGCGGGAAGGGACTGGATAAAAAATGA
- a CDS encoding tellurite resistance TerB family protein, translated as MPETSRETGDAVLLIRSMIAAANADGMIDEEERGRILEKLKTIDLSPEEHAFIVRELLSPCDLDTIVHGVKSPEMAKQVYAVSLMAIEVDTDAERDYIRELGQRLGLDEAARAEIHRELGVAPV; from the coding sequence ATGCCCGAGACCTCCCGGGAAACCGGGGACGCGGTGCTCCTCATTCGTTCCATGATTGCGGCGGCCAATGCGGACGGGATGATCGATGAAGAGGAACGCGGGCGCATCCTGGAAAAGTTGAAGACCATAGATCTTTCACCCGAGGAGCATGCTTTCATCGTCAGAGAGCTTCTTTCTCCCTGCGATCTGGATACCATCGTCCATGGAGTAAAATCACCCGAAATGGCCAAGCAGGTCTATGCGGTCTCTTTGATGGCCATCGAGGTGGATACTGATGCAGAGCGGGACTATATCCGCGAGCTGGGGCAACGGCTCGGATTGGATGAGGCTGCCAGGGCTGAGATCCATCGGGAACTGGGAGTGGCCCCGGTATGA
- a CDS encoding radical SAM protein, translated as MSHVFGPVPSRRLGLSLGVDLVPRKTCTFDCLYCQVGRTTRKIIEPGSLVPIEPVIDELRKSLETVSPDAVTFSGSGEPTLHSGIGRIMEAVRKMTETKIALLTNGSLLWKKDIREGILSADTIMPTLSSANEETFRTIHRPHPDLGLQLIITGLHALRKEFKGEFALEVILLAGLNDSDREIEGLKEVIDGLSPDRIQLNTVARPPADAGALPLDMPRLEKIKSFLGERSEIIADVSFAKGHDRRYRLAADVLEMALRRPVRAEDVARTQGIRAQEAESILEGLVHKGRLSRENHGGDVFYVSSSLKA; from the coding sequence ATGTCTCACGTTTTCGGACCGGTTCCATCCAGGAGGCTGGGCCTTTCCCTTGGAGTGGACCTGGTTCCCCGGAAGACCTGTACCTTCGATTGCCTGTATTGCCAGGTAGGAAGAACGACCCGAAAGATCATAGAGCCGGGGTCCCTTGTTCCCATCGAACCGGTGATCGATGAATTGCGGAAAAGTCTCGAAACGGTCTCGCCTGATGCTGTAACGTTTTCGGGATCCGGTGAGCCGACCCTCCATTCGGGAATCGGCCGGATTATGGAGGCCGTAAGGAAAATGACGGAAACGAAGATCGCCTTGCTGACGAACGGATCCCTCCTGTGGAAAAAAGATATAAGGGAGGGTATCCTTTCAGCGGATACCATCATGCCGACCCTTTCCTCTGCCAACGAAGAGACCTTCAGAACCATCCACCGCCCCCACCCGGATCTTGGGTTACAGTTGATCATCACCGGGCTGCATGCCCTTAGAAAGGAATTTAAGGGAGAATTCGCCCTGGAAGTCATCCTGCTGGCCGGATTGAACGACAGTGACCGGGAGATAGAGGGCCTGAAGGAGGTCATTGATGGCCTGAGTCCGGACCGGATCCAACTAAATACCGTGGCGCGCCCACCGGCGGATGCCGGAGCATTGCCACTTGACATGCCGAGGTTGGAAAAGATAAAGAGTTTTCTGGGAGAGAGGTCGGAGATCATCGCCGACGTCTCCTTTGCAAAAGGCCACGACAGGAGATACCGCCTCGCGGCGGACGTCCTGGAAATGGCCTTGAGAAGGCCCGTAAGGGCGGAGGATGTTGCAAGGACCCAGGGAATAAGGGCTCAAGAAGCGGAAAGCATACTCGAGGGGTTGGTTCACAAAGGACGCCTTTCAAGGGAAAACCACGGCGGGGATGTCTTCTATGTCTCTTCCTCTTTGAAGGCCTGA
- a CDS encoding CoA activase, with the protein MEKEAEGKESFYVGIDAGSVSLNCIVINQNRDIVFEAPYKRHLGKVEEEVQQLIGELYGRFGKENIKAFAFTGNHGQNICEKIGAFYEFETICQVLGALYVSPDVRTVISMGGQDTALFQITHQDGQWELEYFATNGPCASGTGSFIDQQAQRLATSIYEKEIHVDQEQIDNILADFIQLGLKSERPANVACRCTVFTKSDMIHLQNKGERLEDIIYGLHVGNARNYMSTIVSNRHLEEPILFIGGLSINALQVKAFKAYFPDLVVPRFNTSIGALGVALHALESGIENRPNTAKGLEFDTAGPNLPIAPRLELRKTSFPEDNLIKRRPLVRKTPVYLGIDIGSTTTKYALIDGHREIIHKSYVHTMGKPIEVTQKLLRIIRDDLGGKIDIKGVATTGSGRNVVGDFLNADLIIDEITAHARGAVEIDSTIDTIFEIGGQDSKYIYIANAYPLDFDMNKVCAAGTGSFLHELANKYGINIVEEFQEIALSSDRPIKLAERCTVFMESDLVSYHQKGVPTKDLIAGLCYAIVHNYLNRVVGKRKIGRRVMFLGGPSLNKGVVAAFEEVLGRGLVVPKHREVLGAFGAAISVEEKMALEPERRMSFRGLRSAIEDRMEFKEKICRADPNCHNQCKLKIYDFDGRKSIWGGECGRYEVTRGTGRSEENLFELREKIWQNYMLGLYEEIGETPMMEVEGRPTIGMQRALYFLQTGVLWAHFFDRLGFRLVVTPPTNTRISSAGIEAMTAETCYPVKVSHGHVKELAGKTAFLFLPSIINMSTPREEETGYFCPMVQANQYMVREALGLDRGRLLKPIVHLKYDVSTLAIELSRQISRKLGRSRAQIRQALEYAIDRQERFERELYLKGREILEAQDPERPLVVVTGRPYNLYDEKLNLRLGRNLSKIGVATVPMDFIDVSEVDMSDFPSMYWGLGAKILRTAKFIERQPNYFGLHLTNFGCGADSFIEHFYKHVMGDKPYLILELDEHSAVAGVMTRLEAFRNVIENTMQKLKSELFKDLNLSN; encoded by the coding sequence ATGGAGAAGGAAGCAGAAGGAAAAGAGAGTTTTTATGTGGGCATCGATGCGGGTTCCGTCAGCCTTAATTGTATCGTGATCAATCAGAACAGGGATATCGTTTTCGAAGCTCCTTACAAGAGACACCTTGGAAAGGTGGAAGAAGAAGTTCAGCAGCTTATCGGGGAGTTGTACGGAAGATTCGGGAAGGAGAACATCAAGGCCTTTGCTTTTACGGGAAACCACGGGCAGAATATATGCGAAAAAATCGGGGCCTTTTACGAATTCGAGACGATTTGCCAGGTCTTGGGCGCTTTATACGTGTCTCCGGACGTTCGAACAGTAATCAGTATGGGAGGACAGGACACAGCCCTTTTTCAGATCACCCACCAGGATGGTCAATGGGAACTGGAATACTTCGCCACCAACGGCCCTTGTGCATCGGGGACCGGATCCTTCATAGACCAGCAGGCCCAGCGCTTGGCAACCTCCATCTATGAAAAAGAAATCCACGTGGATCAGGAGCAGATCGACAACATACTGGCAGATTTCATTCAGCTGGGACTCAAGAGCGAAAGGCCTGCCAATGTGGCTTGCCGCTGCACGGTTTTTACAAAGTCCGATATGATTCACCTCCAGAATAAGGGAGAAAGGCTGGAGGACATCATTTACGGCCTTCACGTGGGTAATGCCCGTAACTACATGAGTACTATCGTATCAAACCGCCACCTGGAAGAACCCATTCTCTTCATCGGAGGCCTTTCCATTAATGCGCTCCAGGTTAAGGCCTTCAAGGCCTACTTCCCTGACCTGGTCGTCCCCCGTTTTAATACCTCCATCGGGGCCCTCGGCGTGGCTCTCCATGCCCTGGAATCAGGCATTGAAAACCGCCCTAACACGGCGAAAGGGCTGGAGTTCGATACTGCCGGCCCGAACCTACCCATCGCCCCCAGGCTGGAACTCCGAAAGACCTCCTTTCCCGAAGACAATCTTATCAAGCGAAGGCCCCTGGTCCGCAAGACCCCCGTCTATCTGGGGATCGATATCGGATCCACGACCACGAAGTATGCATTGATTGACGGGCATCGAGAGATTATCCACAAAAGCTACGTCCATACCATGGGAAAACCCATTGAAGTGACACAGAAACTCCTCCGGATCATTCGAGATGATTTGGGCGGCAAGATCGATATAAAGGGAGTGGCGACCACCGGATCGGGGAGAAATGTTGTAGGTGATTTCCTGAATGCCGACCTGATAATCGACGAGATAACGGCCCATGCCCGCGGAGCGGTGGAAATCGATTCCACCATTGACACCATTTTCGAGATCGGGGGGCAGGATTCGAAGTACATATACATCGCCAATGCCTATCCTCTGGACTTCGATATGAACAAGGTCTGCGCAGCAGGTACGGGGAGCTTCCTTCATGAGCTGGCCAATAAGTATGGAATCAATATCGTGGAGGAGTTCCAGGAGATTGCTCTTTCATCCGATCGTCCCATCAAATTGGCCGAGCGCTGCACCGTATTCATGGAATCAGACCTCGTGTCATATCACCAGAAAGGAGTACCTACCAAGGATCTCATCGCCGGTCTTTGTTACGCCATCGTCCACAACTATCTCAACCGGGTGGTTGGCAAGAGAAAGATCGGCCGCAGGGTCATGTTTCTGGGGGGGCCTTCTTTAAACAAGGGCGTGGTAGCGGCCTTTGAAGAAGTCCTGGGTAGGGGTCTCGTGGTACCGAAACACAGGGAAGTGCTCGGAGCTTTCGGTGCCGCCATAAGTGTTGAGGAGAAGATGGCCCTTGAACCGGAAAGAAGAATGTCGTTTCGGGGACTCCGCAGTGCCATCGAGGACAGGATGGAATTCAAGGAAAAGATATGCCGTGCAGATCCCAACTGTCATAACCAGTGCAAGCTCAAGATCTACGACTTCGACGGGCGCAAGAGTATCTGGGGTGGAGAGTGCGGCCGCTATGAAGTGACCCGTGGTACGGGCCGAAGCGAGGAAAACTTGTTCGAGCTACGGGAGAAAATCTGGCAGAATTATATGCTCGGCCTGTACGAAGAGATCGGAGAAACTCCCATGATGGAGGTGGAGGGCCGTCCGACGATCGGTATGCAGAGGGCCCTTTACTTTCTTCAGACGGGTGTCCTGTGGGCCCACTTTTTCGACCGCCTGGGATTCAGGCTTGTTGTCACTCCACCCACCAATACCCGGATCTCCAGTGCGGGAATAGAGGCCATGACCGCGGAGACCTGTTACCCCGTGAAGGTATCCCACGGACACGTGAAGGAATTGGCGGGAAAAACTGCTTTCCTGTTCTTGCCTTCTATCATCAATATGTCGACACCCAGGGAGGAAGAGACCGGATATTTCTGCCCCATGGTTCAGGCGAATCAATACATGGTGCGGGAGGCCCTTGGGTTGGACAGGGGCCGCCTCCTGAAGCCGATTGTCCACTTGAAATACGATGTTTCCACCCTGGCGATTGAATTGAGCCGGCAGATTTCCCGGAAGCTGGGGCGCAGCCGAGCGCAGATAAGGCAGGCCCTGGAATATGCCATCGACAGGCAAGAGCGTTTTGAAAGGGAATTGTATCTCAAGGGCCGGGAGATCCTTGAAGCCCAAGATCCTGAAAGGCCCCTTGTAGTTGTGACCGGAAGGCCCTACAATCTATATGATGAGAAGTTGAATTTAAGGCTCGGCAGGAACTTGAGTAAGATCGGTGTCGCCACCGTTCCCATGGACTTCATTGATGTTTCGGAAGTTGATATGTCAGACTTCCCTTCCATGTATTGGGGACTCGGGGCCAAGATTCTCAGGACCGCGAAATTTATCGAGCGGCAGCCTAACTACTTCGGCCTTCATTTGACCAACTTCGGCTGCGGAGCGGATTCCTTCATCGAGCACTTCTATAAACATGTTATGGGAGACAAACCTTACTTGATCCTCGAGTTGGACGAACACAGCGCGGTCGCCGGAGTCATGACCCGTCTCGAGGCCTTCAGGAATGTTATCGAGAACACTATGCAGAAATTGAAATCAGAACTTTTCAAGGATCTGAACCTATCCAATTGA
- a CDS encoding M48 family metalloprotease, protein MFNNIIYFLVVLLVFSVSYPRDAPREPALYFFVMIVGTWAVFSGYCRLSFRRLLDRYQRGEETAPGLAGTYQRLMLRLSLLAIFLFVLDVYLLDLKAWIRLIPGTKRFSVLQGILALSLFLFYQCTIWHQGWKAYCRAFEVRISRASFIGSNLRFNVPILFPWFILTLVLDLLAFTPLSRPDSFLNRTEGQIVFFAVFLVVFVIFLPPVVRYWWGCRPFEPSEKVRQLKDFLREKGFKYRDLLNWPIFEGRMLTAGIMGILPRFRYIFITDALMEVLSTQELKAVTAHEMGHARYRHLLFYGLFFLVYMVLAFGLMDLTGAILSFLPLFGKDSAGETDILSLYLALSSLPLLLSLLLYFRFVMGFFMRHFERQADLYSAVVMGGPFETIRSLEKIALLSGKTRDLPSWHHFSIARRVEILWRFFKDPGIARRHNRFVALSLAFFFVAAIGLGYLLNSGAAKKYVTVHLLEKRVWDRIQKDPNDPLPYQLLAGLYLDRGLIKRSKDMYERALTLDPDNPLVLNNLAWILATAKEAELRDEKRALLLAKQAVARERSAVFLDTLAEAYYVNGFTREAVSTIREALTLASENKAYYRKQLKRFLSGPASRFDPKK, encoded by the coding sequence ATGTTCAATAACATTATTTACTTTCTCGTTGTTCTTCTCGTTTTCAGTGTCAGTTATCCCCGGGATGCTCCGAGGGAGCCCGCACTCTATTTTTTTGTCATGATCGTGGGAACCTGGGCGGTTTTCTCAGGATATTGCCGATTGAGCTTCAGGAGGCTTCTTGATCGATATCAACGTGGGGAAGAAACTGCTCCCGGCCTTGCAGGGACGTACCAAAGACTGATGCTCCGCCTTTCTCTCCTGGCCATCTTCCTTTTTGTCCTCGATGTCTATTTGCTGGATTTGAAAGCCTGGATCCGACTGATTCCCGGGACGAAGCGCTTCAGCGTGCTCCAGGGAATCCTGGCTTTGTCCCTTTTTCTTTTCTATCAGTGCACCATATGGCATCAAGGTTGGAAGGCCTATTGCAGGGCCTTTGAAGTTCGGATCTCCAGGGCCTCTTTCATTGGATCAAACCTCAGATTCAACGTCCCGATCCTTTTCCCATGGTTCATCCTGACCCTGGTCCTTGACCTGCTCGCCTTTACTCCTCTATCACGTCCCGACTCCTTCCTGAACAGGACCGAAGGGCAGATTGTTTTTTTTGCCGTATTCCTTGTCGTTTTCGTGATATTTCTCCCTCCTGTTGTTCGCTACTGGTGGGGCTGCCGGCCGTTTGAGCCGTCTGAAAAGGTCCGCCAGCTCAAGGATTTCCTGAGGGAGAAAGGTTTCAAGTATCGTGATCTTTTGAACTGGCCCATTTTTGAGGGCCGCATGCTGACGGCGGGTATCATGGGCATTTTGCCGAGATTCCGATATATTTTCATAACGGACGCCCTGATGGAGGTGCTTTCCACTCAGGAACTCAAGGCGGTGACTGCCCATGAGATGGGACATGCCAGGTACAGGCATCTGCTTTTCTATGGTCTGTTCTTTCTTGTTTACATGGTGCTCGCCTTCGGATTGATGGACCTGACAGGTGCAATATTGAGCTTCCTGCCCCTCTTTGGAAAGGACTCAGCAGGAGAGACGGATATTCTTTCCCTTTACCTTGCCCTGTCATCCCTCCCTCTCCTCCTATCTCTTCTCCTATATTTTCGATTTGTGATGGGTTTTTTCATGCGGCACTTCGAGCGGCAGGCGGACCTTTACTCGGCAGTCGTCATGGGGGGGCCGTTTGAGACGATCCGATCCCTTGAAAAGATCGCTCTTTTGAGCGGCAAAACCAGGGATCTGCCCAGTTGGCATCATTTCAGCATCGCCCGGAGGGTTGAAATCCTTTGGCGTTTTTTCAAGGATCCAGGGATCGCAAGACGTCACAATCGATTCGTGGCCCTTTCCCTGGCATTCTTTTTCGTAGCGGCGATAGGGCTCGGATATCTCTTAAATTCCGGAGCGGCAAAAAAATACGTTACTGTCCATCTTCTGGAAAAACGGGTGTGGGATCGGATTCAGAAAGACCCGAATGACCCCCTGCCCTACCAATTGCTGGCCGGACTTTATCTTGATAGGGGCCTGATTAAGAGGTCAAAGGACATGTACGAGAGAGCACTCACCCTTGATCCGGACAATCCCCTCGTTCTAAATAACCTCGCCTGGATACTCGCTACGGCAAAGGAGGCGGAGCTGCGGGATGAAAAGAGGGCCCTTTTGCTGGCAAAACAGGCGGTGGCCAGGGAGCGGTCCGCCGTTTTTCTCGACACCCTTGCAGAAGCATATTACGTAAACGGTTTTACCCGTGAGGCAGTTTCAACCATTCGTGAGGCCCTTACCCTGGCCTCGGAGAACAAGGCATACTACAGGAAGCAGTTGAAGAGATTTCTTTCCGGACCTGCAAGCAGATTCGATCCAAAAAAATAG
- a CDS encoding TIGR00266 family protein, giving the protein MSQWYLSYDGKQIGPMDHAQAVAQARSNPNGFAWRQGFGNWMPISQVPELSAAGAPSPPPPAAARGADVIDYQIMGAEMQFVEVELDPGESAVAEAGAMMYKDAPVEMQTIFGDGSTSGEGGGFLDKLIGAGKRLITGESLFMTVFTHTGQGKAHVAFGAPYPGNIIPVALTDVGGTLVCQKDSFLCAAKGVSIGIYFQKKILTGLFGGEGFIMQKLEGDGLVFLHAGGTVVERTLGAGEVLHVDTGCIVAFQPSVDFDIVQAGGIKTALFGGEGFFFATLRGPGRIWLQSLPFSRLAGRMLEAAPQKGGSQGEGSILGALGNFIDGDN; this is encoded by the coding sequence ATGTCTCAATGGTATTTGAGTTATGATGGGAAGCAGATTGGTCCTATGGATCACGCCCAGGCCGTAGCCCAGGCCAGAAGCAACCCCAACGGTTTTGCCTGGAGGCAGGGATTCGGCAACTGGATGCCCATTTCCCAGGTCCCGGAACTGAGTGCCGCCGGAGCCCCATCGCCACCGCCCCCTGCCGCCGCAAGAGGGGCTGACGTGATCGATTATCAGATAATGGGTGCCGAAATGCAGTTTGTGGAGGTGGAACTGGATCCAGGGGAGAGTGCGGTGGCGGAGGCCGGCGCCATGATGTACAAGGACGCCCCTGTAGAGATGCAGACCATATTCGGTGACGGATCTACCTCGGGAGAAGGCGGCGGGTTCCTGGACAAACTCATAGGGGCGGGAAAGCGGTTGATCACCGGTGAGAGTCTCTTTATGACCGTTTTTACTCACACCGGGCAGGGGAAGGCCCACGTGGCCTTCGGGGCCCCCTATCCTGGGAATATCATCCCTGTGGCCTTGACCGATGTGGGAGGGACTCTGGTGTGCCAAAAGGACAGCTTCCTTTGTGCGGCCAAAGGAGTCTCCATCGGAATCTATTTCCAGAAGAAGATTCTTACGGGCCTTTTCGGGGGTGAGGGATTCATTATGCAAAAACTCGAAGGCGACGGGCTGGTTTTCCTTCATGCCGGGGGAACCGTAGTGGAGAGAACCCTGGGGGCCGGCGAAGTATTGCATGTGGATACCGGGTGCATAGTGGCCTTCCAGCCCAGCGTTGATTTCGATATCGTGCAGGCCGGTGGAATCAAGACCGCCCTTTTCGGTGGGGAAGGTTTTTTCTTCGCAACCCTCAGAGGTCCGGGCAGGATCTGGCTCCAGTCACTTCCTTTTTCCCGGCTTGCCGGAAGAATGCTGGAAGCGGCCCCACAAAAGGGTGGGAGTCAGGGCGAGGGATCGATACTCGGAGCCCTCGGGAACTTTATAGATGGAGACAACTAA
- a CDS encoding Rne/Rng family ribonuclease has translation MSTKMLINAVEPEEYRIAFIKDGMLDGYHIETSISEQKVGNIYKAVVEHVEPRLQACFVNYGADRNGFLPADEIHPEYYQLKGPLPKDQGIPPIEKILKKDQELLVQITKEMPGKKGAHLTTYISLAGRYLVLTPGRTVNGISRKIEDERERQRLKDIMSRLKLPEEIGYIVRTAAAGQRKREISKDLNRLLRIWKNMKGRVKKAPPLSLIHKEQDLYLRTLRDYYTSDVAEIIVDDKETFTRIKEYMRIVSPRDQRKVKLYKEKIPIFETYGIERQIESVYSNTVPLKSGGSLVIDTTEALIAIDVNSGRGMAGKDVEGMIFKTNLEAAREIARQLRLRDIGGLVVIDFIDMKDRKHIREVEKVLREELKKDRAKTDTSHISKFGLLELSRQRLRPSLESRSYQVCRYCQGRGVVISVESASVSILRRIWMQASKEGVTQVKGTVCPEVADYLQNRKRKDLLEIEKRFGVSIIIKGDPSLAPGNGSIEFCSEKEDAKKEN, from the coding sequence ATGAGCACCAAGATGCTGATCAACGCGGTGGAGCCTGAGGAATACCGGATCGCCTTCATCAAGGACGGTATGCTTGACGGCTATCATATCGAAACCTCCATATCAGAGCAGAAAGTGGGGAACATTTACAAGGCCGTGGTGGAACACGTGGAACCGCGGCTTCAGGCCTGTTTCGTAAACTATGGGGCCGACAGGAACGGTTTTCTCCCGGCGGACGAAATCCATCCGGAGTACTACCAGTTGAAAGGCCCCCTCCCAAAGGACCAGGGCATTCCACCGATCGAAAAAATTCTAAAGAAAGACCAGGAACTTCTGGTCCAGATTACCAAGGAAATGCCGGGGAAAAAGGGGGCCCATCTCACTACATACATATCCCTTGCAGGCCGATACCTTGTTCTCACGCCGGGTCGGACGGTCAATGGAATATCCCGGAAGATCGAGGATGAAAGGGAGCGACAGCGGCTGAAGGATATTATGAGCCGACTGAAACTCCCTGAAGAGATCGGATACATTGTCAGGACTGCGGCGGCCGGTCAGCGAAAGAGGGAGATATCAAAGGACCTGAACCGCTTGCTGAGGATCTGGAAGAATATGAAGGGAAGGGTGAAGAAGGCTCCTCCCTTGTCTTTGATCCACAAGGAGCAGGACCTGTATCTCAGAACCCTCCGGGATTATTACACAAGCGACGTGGCTGAAATTATCGTCGATGACAAGGAGACCTTTACCCGAATCAAGGAGTACATGCGGATTGTTTCCCCACGGGATCAACGGAAGGTGAAGCTTTATAAAGAAAAGATCCCGATTTTCGAAACTTATGGTATTGAAAGGCAGATCGAGAGCGTATACAGCAACACGGTACCCCTAAAATCGGGCGGCTCCCTTGTGATTGATACAACGGAGGCCCTGATCGCAATAGACGTTAACTCCGGGAGAGGGATGGCGGGCAAGGATGTGGAGGGAATGATCTTCAAGACCAACCTCGAGGCCGCCCGGGAGATCGCAAGGCAACTGAGACTAAGGGATATCGGCGGACTGGTGGTCATCGATTTCATCGATATGAAGGACCGGAAACATATCCGGGAAGTTGAAAAAGTCCTCAGAGAGGAATTGAAAAAGGACCGTGCGAAAACAGATACCTCCCATATATCGAAATTCGGATTGCTCGAGCTATCCAGACAGCGATTGAGACCCTCTCTGGAGTCGCGGAGTTATCAGGTCTGCCGATACTGCCAGGGCAGGGGAGTCGTCATTTCAGTCGAATCTGCGTCGGTCTCTATTCTCCGGAGGATATGGATGCAGGCCTCAAAGGAAGGCGTGACCCAGGTGAAGGGCACCGTTTGTCCGGAGGTGGCCGATTACTTGCAGAATCGAAAAAGAAAAGATCTTCTGGAAATCGAGAAGAGGTTTGGAGTGAGCATTATCATCAAAGGGGATCCATCCCTTGCACCGGGAAACGGATCGATCGAGTTCTGCAGCGAAAAAGAGGACGCAAAAAAGGAAAATTGA